Proteins co-encoded in one Proteus terrae subsp. cibarius genomic window:
- a CDS encoding LysR family transcriptional regulator, with protein sequence MRRTNHRNLVNVGILSGRIPLISLVQFIAVAEHLNFRHAAKALGISQSSVSARVKALEDNLGVLLFERHARGVRLTDAGRHFMERVTAGVDQLDHAVKTAE encoded by the coding sequence ATGCGGCGCACTAACCATCGAAACCTCGTGAATGTCGGTATCCTGTCTGGCAGGATACCGCTCATTTCCCTTGTTCAGTTCATCGCCGTCGCCGAGCATCTGAATTTTCGGCATGCGGCCAAGGCACTTGGTATCAGCCAGTCGAGCGTCAGCGCGCGTGTGAAAGCGCTGGAGGATAACCTTGGTGTCCTGCTATTTGAGCGCCATGCGCGGGGCGTTCGGCTAACAGACGCAGGCAGGCACTTCATGGAGCGTGTCACGGCGGGTGTCGATCAACTCGATCACGCAGTGAAGACCGCGGAGTGA
- the aph(3'')-Ib gene encoding aminoglycoside O-phosphotransferase APH(3'')-Ib: MNRTNIFFGESHSDWLPVRGGESGDFVFRRGDGHAFAKIAPASRRGELAGERDRLIWLKGRGVACPEVINWQEEQEGACLVITAIPGVPAADLSGADLLKAWPSMGQQLGAVHSLSVDQCPFERRLSRMFGRAVDVVSRNAVNPDFLPDEDKSTPQLDLLARVERELPVRLDQERTDMVVCHGDPCMPNFMVDPKTLQCTGLIDLGRLGTADRYADLALMIANAEENWAAPDEAERAFAVLFNVLGIEAPDRERLAFYLRLDPLTWG; this comes from the coding sequence TTGAATCGAACTAATATTTTTTTTGGTGAATCGCATTCTGACTGGTTGCCTGTCAGAGGCGGAGAATCTGGTGATTTTGTTTTTCGACGTGGTGACGGGCATGCCTTCGCGAAAATCGCACCTGCTTCCCGCCGCGGTGAGCTCGCTGGAGAGCGTGACCGCCTCATTTGGCTCAAAGGTCGAGGTGTGGCTTGCCCCGAGGTCATCAACTGGCAGGAGGAACAGGAGGGTGCATGCTTGGTGATAACGGCAATTCCGGGAGTACCGGCGGCTGATCTGTCTGGAGCGGATTTGCTCAAAGCGTGGCCGTCAATGGGGCAGCAACTTGGCGCTGTTCACAGCCTATCGGTTGATCAATGTCCGTTTGAGCGCAGGCTGTCGCGAATGTTCGGACGCGCCGTTGATGTGGTGTCCCGCAATGCCGTCAATCCCGACTTCTTACCGGACGAGGACAAGAGTACGCCGCAGCTCGATCTTTTGGCTCGTGTCGAACGAGAGCTACCGGTGCGGCTCGACCAAGAGCGCACCGATATGGTTGTTTGCCATGGTGATCCCTGCATGCCGAACTTCATGGTGGACCCTAAAACTCTTCAATGCACGGGTCTGATCGACCTTGGGCGGCTCGGAACAGCAGATCGCTATGCCGATTTGGCACTCATGATTGCTAACGCCGAAGAGAACTGGGCAGCGCCAGATGAAGCAGAGCGCGCCTTCGCTGTCCTATTCAATGTATTGGGGATCGAAGCCCCCGACCGCGAACGCCTTGCCTTCTATCTGCGATTGGACCCTCTGACTTGGGGTTGA
- a CDS encoding aminoglycoside O-phosphotransferase APH(6)-Id: MFMPPVFPAHWHVSQPVLIADTFSSLVWKVSLPDGTPAIVKGLKPIEDIADELRGADYLVWRNGRGAVRLLGRENNLMLLEYAGERMLSHIVAEHGDYQATEIAAELMAKLYAASEEPLPSALLPIRDRFAALFQRARDDQNAGCQTDYVHAAIIADQMMSNASELRGLHGDLHHENIMFSSRGWLVIDPVGLVGEVGFGAANMFYDPADRDDLCLDPRRIAQMADAFSRALDVDPRRLLDQAYAYGCLSAAWNADGEEEQRDLAIAAAIKQVRQTSY; encoded by the coding sequence ATGTTCATGCCGCCTGTTTTTCCTGCTCATTGGCACGTTTCGCAACCTGTTCTCATTGCGGACACCTTTTCCAGCCTCGTTTGGAAAGTTTCATTGCCAGACGGGACTCCTGCAATCGTCAAGGGATTGAAACCTATAGAAGACATTGCTGATGAACTGCGCGGGGCCGACTATCTGGTATGGCGCAATGGGAGGGGAGCAGTCCGGTTGCTCGGTCGTGAGAACAATCTGATGTTGCTCGAATATGCCGGGGAGCGAATGCTCTCTCACATCGTTGCCGAGCACGGCGACTACCAGGCGACCGAAATTGCAGCGGAACTAATGGCGAAGCTGTATGCCGCATCTGAGGAACCCCTGCCTTCTGCCCTTCTCCCGATCCGGGATCGCTTTGCAGCTTTGTTTCAGCGGGCGCGCGATGATCAAAACGCAGGTTGTCAAACTGACTACGTCCACGCGGCGATTATAGCCGATCAAATGATGAGCAATGCCTCGGAACTGCGTGGGCTACATGGCGATCTGCATCATGAAAACATCATGTTCTCCAGTCGCGGCTGGCTGGTGATAGATCCCGTCGGTCTGGTCGGTGAAGTGGGCTTTGGCGCCGCCAATATGTTCTACGATCCGGCTGACAGAGACGACCTTTGTCTCGATCCTAGACGCATTGCACAGATGGCGGACGCATTCTCTCGTGCGCTGGACGTCGATCCGCGTCGCCTGCTCGACCAGGCGTACGCTTATGGGTGCCTTTCCGCAGCTTGGAACGCGGATGGAGAAGAGGAGCAACGCGATCTAGCTATCGCGGCCGCGATCAAGCAGGTGCGACAGACGTCATACTAG